The Gadus macrocephalus chromosome 20, ASM3116895v1 genome includes a region encoding these proteins:
- the usp9 gene encoding probable ubiquitin carboxyl-terminal hydrolase FAF-X isoform X8 — MTATTRGSPVGGNDSQGQGQAPDAQSQPPLPQNQASSPNSSNENSPVSPPDEPGQGDGPPQLEEEEPAFPHTDLAKLDDMINRPRWVVPVLPKGELEVLLEAAIDLSKKGLDVKCEACQRFFRDGLTISFTKILTDEAVSGWKFEIHRCIINNTHRLVELCVAKLSQDWFPLLELLAMATNPHCKFHIYNGTRPSETVPAGAQLADDELFARPPDPRSPKGWLVDLINKFGTLNGFQMLHDRFMSGQALNVQIIAALIKPFGQCYEFLTLHTVKKYFLPVIEMVPQFLENLTDEELKKEAKNEAKNDALSMIIKSLKNLASRVPGQEETVKNLEIFRLKMILRLLQISSFNGKMNALNEVNKVISSVSYYTHRHNPEEEEWLTAERMAEWIQQNHILSIVLRDSLHQPQYVEKLEKILRFVIKEKALTMQDLDNIWAAQAGKHEAIVKNVHDLLAKLAWDFSPEQLDHLFDCFKASWTNASKKQREKLLELIRRLAEDDKDGVMAHKVLNLLWNLAHSDDVPVDIMDQALSAHIKILDYSCSQDRDTQKIQWIDRFIEELRTNEKWVIPALKQIREICSLFGEAPQNLSQTQRSPHVFYRHDLINQLQHNHALVTLVAENLSAYMETMRQFSKAEQAEFDPQTVRPGSRYSHVQEVQERLNFLRFLLKDGQLWLCAPQAKQIWKCLAENAVFLCDREACFKWYSKLMGDEPDLDPDINKDFFENNVLQLDPSLLTENGMKCFERFFKAVNCREGKLVAKRRAYMMDDLELIGLDYLWRVVIQGSDDIASRAIDLMKEIYTNLGPKLQVNQVEIHEDFIQSCFDRLKASYDTLCVLDGDKDSINCARQEAIRMVRVLTVLKEYINECDSDYHEERTILPMSRAFRGKHITLIVRFPNQGRQVDDLDIWSHTNDTIGSVRRGILNRIKANATHTKIELFIGGEAVDPADDRKLIGQLNLKDKTLITAKLTQVSANMPSSPDSSSDSSTGSPGNHGNHYSDGPNPEVESCLPGVIMSLHLRYISFLWQVADLGCNLNMPLLRDGARVLMKLMPPDNTTVANLRAVCLDHAKLGENSLSPTLDSRFFGPSPSQVLYLIEVVYALLMPASATLGEDASDFQYNFLKSGGLPLVLSMLTRNNFLPSADMETRRGAYLNALKIAKLLLTAVGFGHVKAVAEACQPNTEGSVPVSPINQATHDQALVLQSALQNIPNPASECMLRNVAIRLAQQISDENFFQASKYIPDICVIRAIQKIVWASGCGTVQLVFSSNEEISKIYEKTNAAKEPDGEDEQVCCEALEVMTLCFALMPTALDTLSKEKAWQTFIIDLLLHCHSKSVRQMAQEQFFLMATRCCMGHRPLLFFITLLFTVLGSTAKERAKHAGDYFTLLRHLLNYAYNSNINLPNAEVLLNNEIDWLKRIRDEVKQTGETGVEETILEGHIGVTKELLAFQTPEKKYHIGCEKGGANLIKELIDDFIFPASNVYLQYMKSGEFPTEQAIPVCSSPASINAGFELLVALAVGCVRNLKQIVDTLTDMYYRGCETLTEWEYLPPVGPRPTKGFVGLKNAGATCYMNSVIQQLYMIPPIRNGILAIEGTGTDVDDDMSGDEKPENEVGAEVCAPTLPQSNVDPRDEVFSYHHQFDDKPASKSEDRKEYNIGVLRHLQVIFGHLAASRLQYYVPRGFWKQFRLWGEPVNLREQHDALEFFNSLVDSLDEALKALGHPPMLSKVLGGSFADQKICQGCPHRYECEESFTTLNVDIRNHQNLLDSMEQYVKGDLLEGANAYHCEKCNKKVDTVKRLLIKKLPPVLAIQLKRFDYDWERECAIKFNDYFEFPRELDMEPYTVAGVAKLEGDDVNPENQVIQQNEPSEPSPPGSSKYRLVGVLVHSGQASGGHYYSYIIQRNGGDGERNRWYKFDDGDVTECKMDDEEEMKNQCFGGEYMGEVFDHMMKRMSYRRQKRWWNAYILFYERMDSLDKDSELVKYISELTLANSKPNQVKMPGVIECSVRKQNVQFMHNRMQYSLEYFQFIKKLLTCNSVYLNPPPGQDHLLPEAEEIAMISVQLAARFLFSTGFHTKKVVRGPASDWYDALCVLLRHSKNVRYWFAHNVLFAYANCFSEYLLECPSAEVRGALAKLIVFIAHFSLQDGPYPSPVTSPVPASPGCDNLSLSDHLLRAVLNLLRREVSEHGRHLQQYFNLFVMYANLGLAEKTQLLKLSVPGTFMLVALDEGPGPPIKYQYAELGKLYTVVSQLVRCCDVSTRMQSSINGNPPLANPYGDANLTTPVMPVQQLVAEILFVRTSYVKKIIEDCSNSEETVKLLRFSCWENPQFSSTVLSELLWQVRDQPCRRGSQPVAYSYTYELRPYLDLLLQILLIEDSWQTHRIHNVLKGIPDDRDGLFDTIQRSKNHYQKRAYQCIKCMVALFSNCSVAYQILQSNGDLKRKWTWAVEWLGDELERRPYTGNPQYTYNNWSPPVQSNETSNGYFLERSHSARMTLAKACELCPEECHLTKHEAVSEEDATMPKSSSPQQLLPGEGTAQQQQHTEPDDQEATEDQDSSPPEDTSLYPHSPGTTQFQQNNHPHGQPYTGPAAQHMNNPQRPGPATAPATGTSLTPTQTPTLTPAPGPGPGPGPGPTPGPGQVQGPGPGPGPRAQENWESTEEVTPAPAPAPAPTPPKE; from the exons AGGTGTAtcatcaacaacacacaccggCTGGTGGAGCTGTGTGTGGCCAAGCTCTCTCAGGACTGGTTCCCTCTACTTGAGCTGCTGGCCATGGCCACCAACCCCCACTGCAAGTTCCACATCTACAACGGCACGCGGCCCTCAGAGACCGTTCCCGCCGGGGCCCAGCTGGCCGACGATGAGCTATtcgcccgccctccagaccctCGCTCCCCCAAG GGCTGGTTGGTGGACCTAATAAACAAATTTGGCACGTTAAACGGGTTCCAAATGCTGCACGATCGCTTCATGAGTGGCCAAGCACTGAACGTCCAGATCATCGCTGCACTTATCAA GCCTTTTGGCCAGTGTTACGAGTTCCTCACATTGCACACAGTGAAGAAGTACTTCCTCCCAGTCATTGAGATGGTCCCCCAGTTTCTGGAGAACCTGACCGACGAAGAGCTAAAAAAAGAGGCCAAGAATGAAGCCAAAAACGATGCACTGTCCATGATAATCAAGTCCCTGAAGAACCTGGCATCTCGTGTCCCAGGGCAGGAGGAGACCGTGAAGAATTTAGAGATTTTTAGGTTAAAAATGATTCTTAG GTTATTGCAAATTTCCTCTTTTAACGGGAAAATGAATGCACTAAATGAGGTGAACAAGGTGATCTCCAGTGTCTCCTACTACACCCACCGGCATAacccagaggaagaggagtggttGACTGCGGAGCGCATGGCT GAGTGGATCCAGCAAAACCATATCCTGTCGATTGTGCTCAGGGACAGCCTGCACCAGCCACAATATGTTGAGAAACTGGAGAAAATCCTGCGCTTCGTCATCAAGGAGAAAGCACTTACCATGCAGGATCTAGACAATATCTGGGCTGCACAG gctgGCAAGCACGAGGCCATAGTGAAAAACGTCCACGATCTTCTCGCCAAGCTGGCATGGGATTTCTCCCCCGAGCAGCTCGACCACCTCTTTGACTGTTTTAAG GCAAGCTGGACCAACGCAAGCAAGAAGCAGCGGGAGAAGCTCCTTGAGCTGATCCGGCGTCTGGCGGAGGACGATAAGGACGGGGTGATGGCCCACAAGGTTCTCAACCTGCTGTGGAACCTGGCCCACAGCGACGACGTGCCCGTGGACATCATGGACCAGGCCCTTAGCGCACACATTAAGATACTGGACTATAGCTGCTCACAG GACAGGGATACGCAGAAGATCCAATGGATCGACCGCTTCATAGAGGAGCTGCGCACCAACGAGAAATGGGTGATACCGGCCCTGAAGCAGATCAGAGAGATATGTAGCCTGTTCGGAGAAGCCCCACAGAACCTTAG TCAAACGCAGAGGAGCCCCCATGTTTTCTACCGCCATGACCTGATCAACCAGCTGCAGCACAACCATGCCTTGGTCACCCTGGTGGCTGAAAACCTCTCCGCCTACATGGAGACCATGAGGCAGTTTTCCAAAG CGGAACAGGCAGAGTTTGACCCCCAGACAGTGAGGCCTGGGAGTCGCTACAGCCACGTCCAGGAAGTACAGGAGCGGCTCAACTTCCTGAg GTTTCTGTTGAAAGACGGCCAGCTGTGGTTGTGTGCCCCCCAGGCCAAGCAAATCTGGAAATGTCTGGCTGAGAACGCCGTGTTCCTCTGTGACCGGGAAGCCTGCTTCAAATG GTATTCAAAGCTGATGGGGGACGAGCCAGACCTCGATCCAGACATCAACAAAGACTTCTTTGAGAACAACGTGCTGCAGCTGGACCCCTCCCTGCTGACGGAGAACGGCATGAAGTGCTTTGAGCGGTTCTTCAAGGCCGTCAACTGCAGGGAGGGCAAGCTGGTGGCCAAGCGCCGGGCCTACATGATGGACGACCTGGAGTTGATAGGGCTGGACTACCTCTGGAGG gTGGTTATTCAAGGAAGTGATGACATCGCCAGCCGAGCCATAGACCTAATGAAGGAGATCTACACAAACCTCGGACCAAAACTGCAAGTCAATCAG GTGGAGATCCACGAGGATTTCATCCAGTCCTGCTTCGACCGGCTGAAGGCGTCCTACGACACGCTGTGTGTGTTGGACGGGGACAAGGACAGCATCAACTGTGCGCGCCAGGAGGCGATCCGCATGGTGCGCGTGCTCACCGTGCTCAAGGAGTACATCAACGAGTGTGACAGCGACTACCACGAGGAGCGGACCATACTGCCCATGTCCAG GGCTTTCCGAGGGAAGCACATCACGTTGATCGTGCGTTTCCCGAACCAGGGTCGCCAGGTGGACGACCTGGACATCTGGTCCCACACCAACGACACCATCGGCTCGGTGCGGCGGGGCATCCTCAACCGGATAAAGGCCAACGCCACGCACACCAAGATAGAGCTCTTCATCGGCGGGGAGGCCGTGGACCCGGCCGACGACCGCAAGCTCATTGGACAGCTCAACCTGAAGGATAAGACG CTGATCACAGCCAAGCTGACTCAGGTGAGCGCCAACATGCCCTCCAGTCCGGACAGCTCCTCCGATTCGTCAACCGGTTCGCccggtaaccatggcaaccactACAGCGACGGGCCCAACCCTGAGGTGGAGAGCTGCCTGCCTGGTGTG atcATGTCGTTGCACCTGCGTTACATCTCCTTCCTGTGGCAGGTTGCCGACCTGGGCTGCAACCTCAACATGCCTCTGCTCAGAGATGGAGCCCGCGTGCTTATGAAGCTCATGCCCCCTG ATAACACCACCGTGGCCAATCTGCGCGCCGTGTGTCTGGACCACGCCAAGCTGGGCGAGAACAGCCTCAGCCCCACACTGGACTCCCGCTTCTTCGGCCCCTCGCCCTCACAAGTGCTCTACCTCATCGAG GTGGTGTACGCTCTCCTGATGCCCGCCAGCGCCACCCTGGGGGAGGACGCCAGCGACTTCCAGTACAACTTCCTGAAGAGCGGCGGGCTGCCGCTGGTGCTGAGCATGCTCACCAGGAACAACTTCCTGCCGTCGGCGGACATGGAGACGCGGCGCGGGGCCTACCTCAACGCGCTCAAGATCGCCAAGCTGCTGCTGACCGCCGTGGGCTTCGGGCACGTCAAGGCCGTGGCGGAGGCCTGCCAGCCCAACACCGAGGGCAGTGTCCCCGTCTCACCG ATCAACCAGGCCACTCACGACCAGGCCCTGGTCCTACAGAGCGCCTTGCAGAACATCCCCAACCCGGCGTCTGAATGCATGCTGCGCAACGTGGCCATCCGTCTGGCCCAGCAGATCTCAGATGAG AACTTCTTCCAGGCCTCAAAGTACATCCCGGACATCTGTGTGATCCGGGCGATACAGAAGATCGTCTGGGCTTCGGGCTGTGGCACAGTGCAGCTCGTCTTCAGCTCCAACGAGGAGATCAGCAAGATCTATGAGAAG ACCAACGCGGCTAAGGAGCCCGACGGGGAGGACGAGCAGGTATGCTGCGAGGCCCTGGAGGTGATGACCCTGTGTTTCGCCCTCATGCCCACGGCTCTGGACACCCTCAGTAAGGAGAAGGCCTGGCAGACCTTCATCATAGACCTGCTGCTCCACTGTCACAGCAA GTCGGTGCGTCAGATGGCCCAGGAGCAGTTCTTCCTGATGGCCACCAGGTGTTGCATGGGCCACAgacccctcctcttcttcatcaccCTCCTCTTCACTGTGCTCGGG AGCACTGCCAAAGAGCGGGCCAAGCACGCGGGCGACTACTTCACCCTGCTGCGACACCTGCTTAACTACGCCTACAACAGCAACATCAACCTTCCCAACGCTGAGGTGCTGCTCAACAACGAGATCGACTGGCTCAAGAGGATCCGG GATGAGGTCAAGCAGACGGGTGAGACGGGTGTGGAGGAGACCATCCTGGAAGGTCACATCGGCGTGACGAAGGAGCTGCTGGCCTTCCAGACCCCAGAGAAGAAGTACCACATTGGCTGTGAGAAAGGCGGCGCAAACCTCATCAAG GAGCTGATCGACGACTTCATCTTCCCGGCGTCCAACGTCTACCTGCAGTACATGAAGAGCGGCGAGTTCCCCACGGAGCAGGCCATTCCGGTGTGCAGCAGCCCGGCCTCCATCAACGCTGGCTTCGAGCTGCTGGTGGCCCTGGCCGTCGGCTGCGTCCGCAACCTCAAGCAGATCGTGGACACTCTGACGGACATGTACTACCGAG gatGCGAGACCCTCACGGAGTGGGAGTACCTTCCCCCTGTGGGGCCCCGGCCCACCAAGGGCTTCGTGGGTCTGAAGAACGCGGGCGCCACCTGCTACATGAACTCGGTCATCCAGCAGCTCTACATGATCCCCCCCATCCGCAACGGCATCCTGGCCATCGAGGGCACGGGCACCGACGTGGACGACGACATGTCTGGGGACGAGAAGCCGGAGAACGAGGTAGGGGCTGAG GTGTGTGCTCCTACATTACCGCAGAGCAACGTGGACCCGCGCGACGAGGTGTTCAGCTACCACCACCAGTTCGACGACAAGCCGGCCAGCAAGtcggaggacaggaaggagtaCAACATCGGGGTGCTGCGCCACCTGCAGGTCATCTTCGGCCACCTGGCGGCCTCCAGGCTGCAGTACTACGTCCCCAGGGGATTCTGGAAGCAGTTCAg GTTATGGGGGGAGCCGGTGAATCTGCGGGAGCAGCACGATGCTCTGGAGTTCTTCAACTCGCTGGTGGACAGTCTGGACGAGGCCTTGAAAGCCCTCGGACACCCCCCTATGCTCAGCAAAGTGCTGGGAGGCTCCTTTGCCGACCAGAAGATTTGTCAGGGTTGCCCCCACAG GTACGAGTGTGAGGAGTCTTTCACCACGCTGAATGTAGACATCAGGAATCACCAGAACCTGCTGGACTCCATGGAGCAGTATGTGAAAGGGGACCTGCTTGAGGGTGCCAACGCCTACCACTGTGAGAAGTGCAACAAGAAG GTGGACACGGTGAAGCGGCTGCTGATCAAGAAGCTGCCCCCGGTGCTGGCCATCCAGCTGAAGCGCTTCGACTACGACTGGGAGCGGGAGTGCGCCATCAAGTTCAACGACTACTTCGAGTTCCCCCGGGAGCTGGACATGGAGCCGTACACGGTGGCGGGCGTGGCCAAGCTGGAGGGGGACGACGTCAACCCCGAGAACCAGGTGATCCAGCAGAACGAGCCCTCGGAGCCCTCGCCCCCCGGCAGCTCCAAGTACCGCCTGGTGGGGGTGCTGGTGCACTCGGGGCAGGCCAGCGGCGGCCACTACTACTCCTACATCATCCAGAGGAACGGCGGCGACGGCGAGCGCAACCGCTGGTACAAGTTCGACGACGGCGACGTGACGGAGTGCAAGatggacgacgaggaggagatgaagaaccAGTGCTTCGGCGGCGAGTACATGGGCGAGGTGTTTGACCACATGATGAAGAGGATGTCGTACCGCCGGCAGAAGCGCTGGTGGAACGCCTACATCCTCTTCTACGAGCGCATGGACTCCTTGGACAAAGACAGCGAGCTGGTCAAGTACATCTCGGAGCTGACGCTGGCCAACAGCAAGCCCAACCAGGTCAAGATGCCGGGCGTCATCGAGTGCAGCGTGCGCAAGCAGAACGTCCAGTTCATGCACAACCGGATGCAATACAGCTTGGAATATTTCCAGTTCATTAAGAAGCTCCTCACCTGTAACAGTGTCTATTTAAACCCTCCTCCAG GGCAAGACCATCTGTTGCCCGAGGCCGAGGAGATCGCTATGATTAGTGTCCAGCTGGCTGCCAGGTTCCTCTTCAGCACAGGTTTCCACACAAAGAAAGTAGTGCGTGGTCCTGCCAGCGACTG GTATGATGCCCTGTGTGTCCTCCTAAGACACAGTAAGAACGTCCGCTACTGGTTTGCACACAACGTCCTGTTCGCCTACGCCAACTGCTTCTCCGAGTACCTGCTGGAGTGCCCGAGCGCCGAGGTCCGCGGCGCCCTGGCCAAGCTCATCGTCTTCATCGCACACTTCTCCCTCCAAGACGGGCCCTACccctcccccgtcacctccccCGTACCCGCCAGTCCG GGCTGTGATAACCTGAGTCTGAGCGACCACCTCCTGCGAGCTGTGCTCAACCTGCTGAGGAGGGAGGTGTCTGAACACGGCCGTCACCTGCAGCAGTACTTTAACCTCTTTGTGATGTACGCCAATCTGG GGCTAGCAGAGAAGACTCAGCTGCTCAAGCTGAGCGTGCCGGGCACCTTCATGCTGGTGGCTCTGGACGAGGGCCCCGGCCCTCCCATCAAGTACCAGTATGCCGAGCTGGGCAAGCTGTACACCGTGGTCTCCCAGCTGGTGCGGTGCTGCGACGTCTCCACGCGCATGCAGTCCTCCATCAACG gTAACCCTCCTCTAGCAAACCCTTACGGGGACGCCAACCTGACCACGCCGGTCATGCCGGTGCAGCAGCTGGTGGCTGAGATCCTGTTTGTGCGGACCAGCTACGTGAAGAAGATCATCGAGGACTGCAGCAACTCTGAGGAGACGGTGAAGCTGCTGCGCTTCAGCTGCTGGGAGAACCCCCAGTTCTCCTCCACGGTGCTCAGCGAGCTCCTCTGGCAGGTGAGGGACCAACCCTGCAGACGTGGTTCCCAACCG GTGGCGTATTCCTACACCTATGAGCTGAGGCCTTACCTGGACCTGCTGCTACAGATCCTGCTAATCGAGGATTCCTGGCAAACGCACCG GATCCACAACGTGCTCAAGGGCATCCCCGACGACAGGGACGGGCTGTTTGACACCATTCAGCGCTCCAAAAACCACTATCAGAAGCGGGCCTACCAGTGCATCAAGTGCATGGTGGCGCTCTTCAGCAACTGCTCCGTGGCGTACCAGATCCTGCAG AGCAACGGCGACCTGAAGCGCAAGTGGACGTGGGCGGTGGAGTGGCTGGGCGACGAGCTGGAGCGGAGACCTTACACGGGGAACCCCCAGTACACCTACAACAACTGGTCGCCCCCCGTCCAGAGCAACGAGACCTCCAACGGCTACTTCCTGGAGCGCTCCCACAGCGCACGCATGACCCTGGCCAAGGCCTGCGAGCTCTGTCCCGAGGAG TGTCACTTAACGAAGCACGAGGCTGTGTCTGAAGAAGACGCCACAATGCCGAAATCGTCCTCGCCACAGCAGCTTTTGCCAGGGGAAGGCAcggcacagcagcagcagcacact GAGCCTGACGACCAGGAGGCCACCGAAGACCAGGACTCTTCCCCTCCAGAAGACACCTCCCTCTACCCTCACTCTCCTGGAACTACTCAGTTTCAGCAG AACAACCACCCCCATGGACAGCCATACACGGGGCCGGCCGCCCAGCACATGAACAACCCGCAGCGCCCTGGGCCGGCCACCGCCCCGGCGACGGGCACCTCCCTGACCCCGACGCAgaccccaaccctgacccccgccccaggcccaggcccaggcccaggcccaggcccgaCCCCCGGTCCCGGCCAGGTCCAAGGTCCGGGGCCGGGCCCGGGGCCGCGAGCACAAGAGAACTGGGAGAGCACTGAGGAGGTGACCCCGGCGCCCGCTCCCGCTCCCGCGCCTACTCCACCCAAGGAGTAA